The Gemmatimonadaceae bacterium genome includes the window CTACCGGAACTTCTATAACGGGGGCGGAGTCGCAGTCGCGGACCTGAATGGCGACGGCCTTCCCGAGGTGGTGCTCACCTCGAACGAGGAGGGGCCAAAGCTCTACCTGAACAAGGGGCAGTTCCACTTCCGCGACATCACTAAGGCATCTGGCTTAACGACAGACCGGGCCTCGTGGACCACCGGTGTCGCCATCGCGGACGTGAACGGCGACGGCCTGCTCGACATCTACATCTGCCGCGCGGGGCCCGGGACGCCAGAGCAGCGCCCGAACCAGCTCTGGATCAACCAGGGCGTGGACAAGGATGGCATCCCGCACTTCAAGGAAAAGGCGAAGGAGTACGGCGTCGCCGACGAAGGCTATTCCACGCAGGCAGCATTTCTCGACTACGATCACGACGGCAAGCTCGATCTCTTCGTGATCGAGAACTCGCCGCGGTCGGTGAGCAACGCCGGCCAGCGAAATCTGCGCAGCGAACGGAGTCAATACGGCGGCGCGAAGCTCTACCACAACGACGGCGGACATTTCAGCGACGTGACCGGGCAAGCGGGCATTTACAGCCCCGATATCGCCTTTGGTCTCGGGGTGGCCGTAGCCGATGTGAACAACGACGGATGGCCGGACATCTACGTCTCCAACGACTTCGCCGAACGCGACTATCTGTACATCAACAATCGCGACGGAACGTTCAGCGAAGTGCTCGACAAGGAGATGCCCGTCGTCAGCTACTTCTCGATGGGTCTCGATGTCGCGGATCTCGAGAATAGCGGATGGCTCGACGTCTACACGACCGATATGCTGCCGGAGGACCAGGTTCGTCTCGCGACCACCTCCACCTTCGAGAACTGGGAGACGTACCAGAGTCGCGTGCACGGCGGCTATCACCATCAGATCATGCGCAACATGCTTCAGCGCAACAACGGTGATGGCACCTTCAGTGAACTGGGCCAGATGGCTGGAGTCGCGCGAACGGACTGGAGTTGGAGCGCGCTCATCGCCGATCTCGATCTCGATGGGCGAAAGGACATCTTCGTCACAAACGGCATCGCGAAGGACGTGACGTCCCAGGACTACATCGCCTTCATCGCGAACGGCGCGACGATTCGCAGCATGACGAATGAGGGCCGCCAGCGCGCCGACCTTCTCAAGCTGACTGGCGCGATGACGTCCACACCGCTGCTGAATTATGCGTTCCATAACACCGGCGGCTTGCATTTCACGAACGAAGCCGCGGCCTGGGGGCTCGCGACGCCGAGCTTCTCGAGCGGCGCGGCGTACGCCGACCTCGATGGCGACGGCGCGCTCGATCTCGTCGTGAACAACGTCGATCAGGAAGCCTTCATCTATCGCAACAACGCGCGCAAGCTGCATCCCGAGAATCACTTTCTCCGCGTCGCGCTGGCGGGCGACGGAGGGAATCGATTCGGTATTGGCGCACGCGTCACGGTGTACGCCGCGGATGACACGTTCATGCAGGAAGAGTCACCGCAGCGGGGCTTTCAGTCGAGCGTCGACTACGTGCTCGATTTCGGCCTCGGCGCCCACGCGACGGTAGACTCGTTAGGCGTGCAGTGGCCGACGGGCAAGGTCACGACACTTCGAGACATCGCCGCGAATCAGTCGGTGACAGTGCACGAACGCGATGCGGTGGGCAAAACACCAATCACCAATCACCAATCACCAACCACGCTCTTCACGGACGTCACCGCCGACACAAAATTCGACTTCAAGCATCAGGAGAACGACTTCGCCGACTTCGATCGAGAGCCGCTGATGCCCAAGCTGCTCTCGACCGAGGGTCCTTATCTCGCCGTTGGCGACGTGAACGGCGATGGCCTGGACGACGTGTACATCGGCGGCGCGAAGAACCAGGGCGGCAAGCTCCTGATTCAGCAGCGCGACGGACGCTTCGTGAGCGCGAACGATTCGCTCTTCGCCGCGGACGCGATCTCGGAGGATCTCGGCGCCGTCTTCTTCGACGCGAATGGCGATGGCCGCCCCGACCTCTACGTCGTGAGCGGCGGCAACGAGTACAACGAAGGGGCAACGGCGCTTCAGGACCGGCTATACATCAACGACGGGCATGGAAAATTTCACAAGGCCGTCGGATATCTCCCGCCGGAGTCGTCGAGCGGCTCACGCGTCGTCGCCGCCGACTACGATGGCAACGGCACGATCGATCTGTTCGTCGGCGGACGCGTGTCGCCGTGGGCGTATGGCGCCGATCCGGAAAGCATGCTCCTGCGCAACGACGGCAAAGGACACTTCACCAATGTGACGGCGACGCTGGCGCCCGAGCTCCAGCACGTCGGCATGGTGACGGACGCCATGTGGCGTGACATCGACGGCGACGGGCGTCTCGACCTCATCGTGGTCGGCGAGTGGATGCCAATCACCATCTTCCACAACGAGGGTGGCGGCCGCCTCAAGCGCATGCAGGTGAAGGGGCTCGAGAACACCAATGGCTGGTGGAATCGCATCATCGCCGGGGACCTCAATGGTGACGGAAAGGTCGACTTCATTGTCGCGAACCTCGGGCTCAACAGCCTCTTCCGCGCGTCGCCTAACGAGCCAGTGACGATGTACGTGAAGGACTTCGACGGCAACGACATCGCCGAGCAGATCATCTCGATCTACAATCATGGTGTGAGCTATCCGCTTCCACAGCGAGACGAGCTGCTCGGGGCGCTGCCGTTTCTCGCCTCGCGATTCCCGCGCCACAAGGATTTCGCGGGCAAGTCGGTCACCGATATCTTCACACCACAGGAGTTGTCGGACGCGGTCGTGAAGAAGGCCTACACGTTCGCGACGTCGCTGGTTCTCAACAAGGGCGACGGCTCGTTCAAGGTCGTGCCGCTGCCTGACGAAGCGCAGATCGCGCCGATCTATGGCATGCTCGCGGCGGACGTCGACCGCGACGGCCACACCGACCTGTTGCTCGCCGGCAACTTCGACGGATTCAAGCCGCAGATTGGGCGCATGGCGGCGAGCTATGGGCTCATGCTGCGTGGCGATGGGAAGGGAAGCTTCACTCCCGAGCGGCCACGGGAGAGCGGCTTCTTCGTTCCCGGTCAGGCGCGCGATATCGCGCGCCTACGCACGGCGCGTGGCGATCTGTACGTCGTCACGCGCAACAACGACCGTCCTCTCTTCTTCCGCGCCAATCGCGGCGTAACCGTCGCCACGCGCAGCGCCCGGAAAACCCAATGACCGGCTATTGCGGGTTTTTCGCTTTCTTGGTCTTGACGACGATCACGCCATTCGCGCCGCGGCTGCCGTACATCGTTAGGCTCGCCGCATCCTTCAGCACCTTGATCGAATCGATGTCGTAGGGATTGATGCCGCTCAAGCTGCCGTTCGCACCTGGCTGGATTACCTGACCATCCACGACATACAGCGGCTCGCCGTAGACGGAGTTCTGTCCGCGAATGCGCACGATGAGCCCGTCCGGACCCTGGAATACATCCACACCGGAGACACGACCTTGCAGCACTTTCTCGATCGGCTCATCCGGCGCGGGATGGATATCCTGAGACGTGACCGTCGCATCAGGGGTCGGAGCAGTCTTGGTGGCAGGAGTGCCGCCGTGCGAGCAGGCTGCGACGAACGCGGCAAGAAGCGCGGCACCCAGCAGACGATGTGACGAAAGCGACGGCATGCGATTCCTCCCGACGGGTCAGAACGGCGTGGAAACGGCGTCAGCTTTAACTGACGGTCTTACGCGTCGGCGCGCAAGTTGTGCTTCGTGGTCGAGACGCGCCTGGCACCCTCTCGTGAGGCTCCGCACGTTCGGGATCGTTCTTGTGACCCTGGCCGCCGCGTCGTGCACGGCCAGGCGCGAGCGGCCAGCCGGGCCCCCGCTCTTCGAGTCGCTGTCACCCAGTGCGACGGGCGTCACCTTCATGAACCGGCTGCCGGAAGACTCGTCGTTCAACTTTCTCAGCTACTTGTACTACTACAACGGCGGCGGGGTCGCCGTCGGCGACGTCAATAACGATGGCCTTCCGGACCTCTATTTCACGTCCAATCTCGGCGCGAACCATCTCTATCTGAACAAGGGGAATTATCGCTTCGAGGACATCACCGATCGCGCCGGGGTTGCCGATTCCATCGGGTGGAAGACCGGCGTCACCATGGCGGACGTGAACGGCGACGGCTACGTCGACATCTACGTATCGGCCGTTGACTACCTCGCGATGCATGGGCGGAACGTTCTCTACATCAACAATGGCGACGGCACGTTCACCGATCGCACAAAGGAATACGGGCTCGATCACGTCGGCTACTCGACGCAAGCGCTGTTCTTCGACTACGACGGCGACGGCGACCTCGACATGTTCCTGCTCAACCATTCGACGCACGGCGATCGCGGGCGCGCGGCTCAGGGTACCGGCACGCCCAAGGGAAGCGATCGCCTGTTTCGGAACGACGGCGGCCGCTTCGTCGACGTGAGCGAAAGCGCCGGCGTTGCCGACCGCGCCGGTGCGTTCGGCCTCGGCGTCGTCGCGAGCGATTTCAATCTCGATGGATGTCCCGACCTGTATGTCGCCAACGATTTCCAGGAGAACGATTACCTCTATATCAACAATTGTAACGGAACGTTCACCGAATCGGTTGCGAAGGCGATGGGCCATACCAGCCGCTTCTCGATGGGTGTGGACGCGGCGGACTTCAACAACGATGGCCGGCCGGACCTGATCGTGACGGACATGCTTCCCGAGCGTGAGAGTATTCTCAAGAGCTCGGCGAGCACCGAGAGCGTCGATCTCTTCAACATGCAGGCTCGCGCCGGCTTCCAGCCGCAGTACGAGCGAAACACGCTGCAACTGAATCGTGGTGGAGGGCGGTTCAGCGAAATTGGGTTCCTCGCCGGCGTCGCGGCGACGGATTGGAGCTGGTCGCCGCTGTTTGCGGATCTCGACAACGACGGCTACAAGGATCTGTTCATCACCAACGGTATCTACCGGCGGCCTAACGATCTCGATTACGTCAATTACATCAGCAACGAGGCGATCCAGGCGTCGCTCGCCCAGGGGATCACTCGCGAGAATTCGGCCGCGGTGCTCGAAAGGATGCCCGAGGTGCCGCTGCCTAACTACGCATTCCGGAACAACGGCGATCTCACCTTCACGAATGTCGCGAGCGCCTGGGGACTGGCGCAACCTGGCTTCTCGAATGGCGCGGCGTACGTGGACCTCAACAACAGCGGCGCGCTCGATCTCGTCGTCAACAACATCAATGCGCCCGCCTCGATCTATCGCAATCGCGTGCGCGAGCTGAATCCCGGCGCCTCGCACTATCTGGGCTTGCAGCTTCACGGTGCCCGCGGCAACACGGCGGGGATCGGATCGAAGGTGACGATCGTTGCCGGCGGGAAGACGCAGCTGCTCGAGCAGATGCCGACGCGCGGCTTCGAGTCGTCCGTTGATCCGCGCCTGCACTTCGGACTCGGGCGCGCGACGCAGGCCGATTCGCTCACCGTCATCTGGCCCGACAGACGTTATCAAGTGCTGACGAACATTCCGGTCGATCGGATGCTCACGCTCGAGCAGGACAAAGCCGCGGGAAAGTACGCGTATCGCCGCGACACGACGTTCCGGCCGCGCTTCGCCGACGCTACGGCACGCTCCGGAATCGACTTCAAGCACCAGGAGAACGATTTCGCCGATTACACGCGCGAGCCACTGATTCCACATCTCCTGTCGACGGAGGGACCGGCGCTCGCCGTCGGCGACGTCAACGGAGATGGGCTCGACGACATCTATGTCGGCGGGGCGAAATGGCAGTCAGGACGACTCTTCATTCAGCAGCCCGACGGCACGTTCAAGGAGAGCAAGCAACCCGCGTTTCAGGCCGACAGCCTCCAGGAGGATGTCGATGCCGTCTTCTTCGATGCGAATGGAGACGGTCATCTCGATCTCTACGTCGTGAGCGGAGGGAACGAATTCTGGGGCGACGACGACGCGCTCCAGGATCGGCTCTACATCAACGACGGGCAGGGCAATTTCCATCGAGACACGCAGGCGCTGCCGCGATTCGCGGAGAGTGGCTCGTGTGTCGTGCCCGGTGATTTCAACGGTGACGGCCACATCGATCTCTTTGTCGGCCGGCGCGCGGTGGCGCGCAACTATGGTCTCACGCCACGCAGCTATCTGCTCGAGAATGACGGCAAAGGTCATTTCACGGACGTCACGCGTGACAAGGCGCCGGCGCTTGCCGACGCCGGCATGGTGACTTCGGCGTCGTGGATCGACTACGACAATGATGGGAAGCTCGATCTCGTCGTCGTTGGCGAGTGGATGCCGGTGCGCGTGTTCCGGCAAGAGCATGGACGGTTCGCCGATCGCACGCAGGCGGCGGGGCTCGCGGGTACGGAAGGCTGGTGGAATACCGTGTCGGCGGCCGACGTCAACGGAGATGGGCGCAAGGATCTCCTGTTAGGCAATCTCGGACTCAACTCGTATCTGCGCGCGTCGGCGAATGAGCCGGTGAGGCTCTACGTCGGTGACTTCTTCTCTACGGGCGTGCTTAAACAAGTTCTCACGTCATACAAGGGCGGCGTCAGCTATCCGATTGCGGGGCGTGACGAGCTGCTGCGCCTCATGCCGCAGCTCCGAACCAGGTTCCCCACGTACGCGTCGTTCGGCGCGAGCCGGATCGAAGACATTCTCCCGTCCGCGGAGCTCGCGAAGGCGAAGGTACTGGAGACGCACGACTTCGCGAGCGCCATTGCGTTCAACGACGGAAATGGTCATTTCACTCTGCGGAATCTCCCGTCCGAAGCGCAGTTCGCACCGGTGAATGCCTTTATCGCCGATGATTTCGATCGCGATGGTCACATCGATCTGCTGGTTGCCGGCAACATCTACGGCGCTCCGCCGATTTTCGGCCAGTACGATGCCAGCAAGGGTTTGCTGTTACGTGGCGCGGGCGAGGGACATTTCACCGCGGCGGATCTCGAGGCCACGAATCTCGATATCGAGGGACAGGTGCGTCATATGGCGTTGGTGCGAGGCGCGCACGGCGCGAAGTTCATTGCGGTCGCGCGAAATAACGAGACGCTAGAGCTAATTCAGGTGAAACCGTGATCTCTTCTTGGTCATCCTTCGCCGTGCCCGCGCTGATCTTCACAGCGTCGATCGCTCACGCTCAGCGCGTCCCCACAACCAGAGACGAGTTACCGGTTCTCTCGCTCCCCGATCCAAGACTCGACGACACCAGCGCTTATCAAGGGTACAGCACGCGCTTCTATCGCGACTCGAAGGGGAACGTTTTGCAGGTGTATCTGCGTCGCAACGAAGGACGCGTCGTCAATCTCTGGGCCGATGCCGCCAACGAGAGCATCGGCCTTACGGTCCGCGACTCGGCCGGCGCGCCCGCGGCGGTCAACTGGGGCAGCGAGATCGCGCTCACGTCGGACTCCGGTTCGACGCGCGTCGTGAGCTATCACCTAACGACCAATAGCCGTGCGCTCCGGCTCGGCTGGTTCGTCCTCGGCACGATGCGCATCGAGCGCGATTTTCAGTATTGGCGCAAGCACCTCGATCCCTTCACCGCGCCCGGCTTTCACGTCGCCGAGGAGGACTCTCTCGTCGCGCGGCTGAGCGGAATGCCTGCGGAGGAGCGTCGACGGGAGCTCGTCCTGCTGCATGCGAGCAGCATCACCGAGCTCCGTGGCCGGCTCGAGCCACGCGTGACCATCGTCCATGCCGGAGCCCGCGACATCCTGCGGGTAACCAAAGCGAGCCTAACGGGAAGAAATCACCTTGGCATCGAGATTACCTACGACACGGCGCGCGTGAGCGGCAAGGTCATCGGCCGAGCGATTGCGCTCGACGCTCGCGGCGGTGGCCCTATCGATCTCGCCGTGCGGGTGGCGACGGATGCGCGGTCGCTCACGCCGCTCAGCCGCGGCGAGATCTTCGATCGTGCGTTCCTGGCATTCGCCGACTCGGTCTCGAAGCATGACCCGCGCGTCGAGCGGCAACTGCGTGCCGTCGAGCTCCTCAGTTCGCGCGAGAAGCTGATGGCCGGGCTGCCAAACTTCGCGACCTACTTCGGCCGCGACCAGATGATGTCGTCGCTGATGATGCAGCAGGTATGGACGCCGACGATGATGGAGCACGTCATCGGCAGCGTGTTGCGCAAGCTCGCGCCTAACGGTGAAGTGAGCCATGAGGAGGCGCTCGGCGGCCAGGCGATTCGCGAAGGCGCCGCCGAGTACGTGCGGCTCGTCGACTCCTCGCGCGCCATGGCGAAGCGCGGCGCGGCGCGCGACGCCGAGGCGCTCGTCACCCGAGCGCGAGTCGTGATTGGCGATCTGGAGCGCGTGCGCGAGAACTATCACATGATCGACGACGAGTTCCAGCTGCCGGTACTCGTTGCGCGATATCTCGCCGATCCGCGGCTCGACGCCAACAAGAAGCGCACCTTCTGGCGCGGGAGCGAGCGTGGTGTGCCGCGCCTATCGCTGCTCGTTCAGGAGCTCGAGGTCGTGGCGCTGCGCGCGGCACCGTATGCAGCGCAGCCGGACGCGACAAACCTAGTCGGGTTTGCCGCCCGTGACGCGACGCACTGGGAGTCGGAGAGCTGGCGCGACAGCGGCGCGGGCTACGCGAACGGGCGCTTCGCGATGGACATCAACGCGATCTGGGTACCGACGTCGCTACAGGCAATCGGGGATATCATTGCGTCGCTTCGCACGCTTGGTCTCGCGCAGGGGGCTTCGATTCCCGGAGCCACGCCGGGACCAAACTTCGCGAAGTACCTCGCAGACCCGATGGCCTTGGCGAGCGCCGAACGCGTGTGGTCGGGTGCCGTGCGGCACTTCGTCGTCAGGCTGGCACCCGCCGACGCGCAGGCGCGGATTCGCGCCAAGCTCGCGTCGCTCCCGGAGGTGGAGCGTGGCCACTGGATCGGCGTGCTCGCGAACACCGACGCCGATCGCGATTCCATCACCTTTCTCGCGCTCTCGCTCGACGCGGCGGGCCGTCCGATCGACGTCGTGAACACCGATCCAGCGACGGCGCTTTTTCTCGCCGACTTGAGCGGCCGGGGGCAGGCCGCTCTCGATATCACGCCGTTCCGGAACATCGATCCATTCGTCAGGCCCTATCCCGCGGGACTGTTCGTCGACCGGTTGGGTCCACTCGTCGCGAACGACGCGTACTCGACACCGGACGTGTGGAGTACGTTCGAGCGGGACCAGTACCACTCGCCGCGCGTCGTGTGGGGGCGGGAGGTGAACCTCATCACGCTCGGCCTGGCGCATCAGATCGCGCTCGCGGTCGATGCCCGCGGCCGTCCGCACGATCCGTCGCAGACGGCGTATGTCGCGAGCCTAACGAGCGCGCTGCGCAAGGTCCAGAGCGCGGTCGATGCCTCGGGACTGCGGCACTTCGAGCTCTGGAGCTACCGCATCCAGGGAGGGCAGCTCCAACCGGTGCGGTACGGCACGAGCTCGGACGTCCAGTTGTGGAACACGACGTCGCTGGCGGTGCAGTGGGCGTTGGACAAACTGCCGAAGTCGACGACGGCGGCACAAAGGTGAGAGCGGGTTGATGACAGCATGACTAGCGCCCGTATTTCTTCATCGCCGCCATGAGCCGATCGACGGGCAGCGCGTAGACTCGAACGAAGTTCGCGCCAGTCATGGTCTCGGCTTGTAGCATCGCGTTGACGATCGCTTCCTCCGTCGCCTGCGTGGTCGCGTAGAAGAGGGGATTGATCCTGCCGTTCGGGATCATGGTCACGTGCGCGAGTCCCGTGTCGGCCGCGGCGTGCGGGTTCGCGGTCGAGAAGGCGACGAAGATGTCGCCCGAGCTGTTCTCGCCTTTGCCTCCCATGCGTCCTATACCTAACGAGACGCGCGTCGCGATGCGCTTGAGCTGGTGCGGCAGGAGCGGCGCGTCCGTCGCGACGACGACGATGATCGAGCCTTGCCCCTCGTCCGACTCCTCGTCGCGATTCGCCGGCGCGGCGGCGTCGCAGCGAGGTCCGCGGATCGACATGTCGCTCGACGCGACGCACGACGTCAGATCGGGAATCTCTTCGCCTACCGGGACGCCGGCGACGCGCAGCTCGCGCCGCGAGCAGCAATTGCACTGCACGAGGACACCGACCGTGTAGCCGCCGTCGCGGGCGTCGAGCTTGCGTGACGCCGTACCGATACCGCCCTTGAAACCGTGACACACCATACCCGTCCCGCCGCCGACGTTCCCCTCTGCTGGCACGACGCCTCCGCGCGCTCCGTCGAGCGCGGAGAGCACATGTTCAGGCTTGACGTGGAAACCGTTGATGTCGTTGAGCCGCCCGTCATAGGTCTCGGCGACAACCGGCAGCCCCCAGGGTTGGAGACCCGGACGATGCACCTGCCACTGGAGAATCGCATCGCGGACGACGCCGACGGAGTGCGTGTTCGTAATCGCGATCGGTCCCTCGAGGAAGCCGGATTCCTGCAGCCAAGTCGTCCCCGTCATCTCGCCATTGCCATTGAGCGTGAACCACGCGCCCATCACCGGATCCGGGTCGGTCTTGCCGCG containing:
- a CDS encoding TonB-dependent receptor plug domain-containing protein — translated: MPSLSSHRLLGAALLAAFVAACSHGGTPATKTAPTPDATVTSQDIHPAPDEPIEKVLQGRVSGVDVFQGPDGLIVRIRGQNSVYGEPLYVVDGQVIQPGANGSLSGINPYDIDSIKVLKDAASLTMYGSRGANGVIVVKTKKAKNPQ
- a CDS encoding VCBS repeat-containing protein; protein product: YRNFYNGGGVAVADLNGDGLPEVVLTSNEEGPKLYLNKGQFHFRDITKASGLTTDRASWTTGVAIADVNGDGLLDIYICRAGPGTPEQRPNQLWINQGVDKDGIPHFKEKAKEYGVADEGYSTQAAFLDYDHDGKLDLFVIENSPRSVSNAGQRNLRSERSQYGGAKLYHNDGGHFSDVTGQAGIYSPDIAFGLGVAVADVNNDGWPDIYVSNDFAERDYLYINNRDGTFSEVLDKEMPVVSYFSMGLDVADLENSGWLDVYTTDMLPEDQVRLATTSTFENWETYQSRVHGGYHHQIMRNMLQRNNGDGTFSELGQMAGVARTDWSWSALIADLDLDGRKDIFVTNGIAKDVTSQDYIAFIANGATIRSMTNEGRQRADLLKLTGAMTSTPLLNYAFHNTGGLHFTNEAAAWGLATPSFSSGAAYADLDGDGALDLVVNNVDQEAFIYRNNARKLHPENHFLRVALAGDGGNRFGIGARVTVYAADDTFMQEESPQRGFQSSVDYVLDFGLGAHATVDSLGVQWPTGKVTTLRDIAANQSVTVHERDAVGKTPITNHQSPTTLFTDVTADTKFDFKHQENDFADFDREPLMPKLLSTEGPYLAVGDVNGDGLDDVYIGGAKNQGGKLLIQQRDGRFVSANDSLFAADAISEDLGAVFFDANGDGRPDLYVVSGGNEYNEGATALQDRLYINDGHGKFHKAVGYLPPESSSGSRVVAADYDGNGTIDLFVGGRVSPWAYGADPESMLLRNDGKGHFTNVTATLAPELQHVGMVTDAMWRDIDGDGRLDLIVVGEWMPITIFHNEGGGRLKRMQVKGLENTNGWWNRIIAGDLNGDGKVDFIVANLGLNSLFRASPNEPVTMYVKDFDGNDIAEQIISIYNHGVSYPLPQRDELLGALPFLASRFPRHKDFAGKSVTDIFTPQELSDAVVKKAYTFATSLVLNKGDGSFKVVPLPDEAQIAPIYGMLAADVDRDGHTDLLLAGNFDGFKPQIGRMAASYGLMLRGDGKGSFTPERPRESGFFVPGQARDIARLRTARGDLYVVTRNNDRPLFFRANRGVTVATRSARKTQ
- a CDS encoding P1 family peptidase → MRANLLALSLSSFLLLANASAQTTASKPRARDLGLSAKIGGTPGTLDAITDVAGVEVGHTTLISGNGALVVGQGPVRTGVTVIHPRGKTDPDPVMGAWFTLNGNGEMTGTTWLQESGFLEGPIAITNTHSVGVVRDAILQWQVHRPGLQPWGLPVVAETYDGRLNDINGFHVKPEHVLSALDGARGGVVPAEGNVGGGTGMVCHGFKGGIGTASRKLDARDGGYTVGVLVQCNCCSRRELRVAGVPVGEEIPDLTSCVASSDMSIRGPRCDAAAPANRDEESDEGQGSIIVVVATDAPLLPHQLKRIATRVSLGIGRMGGKGENSSGDIFVAFSTANPHAAADTGLAHVTMIPNGRINPLFYATTQATEEAIVNAMLQAETMTGANFVRVYALPVDRLMAAMKKYGR
- a CDS encoding VCBS repeat-containing protein, producing the protein MRLRTFGIVLVTLAAASCTARRERPAGPPLFESLSPSATGVTFMNRLPEDSSFNFLSYLYYYNGGGVAVGDVNNDGLPDLYFTSNLGANHLYLNKGNYRFEDITDRAGVADSIGWKTGVTMADVNGDGYVDIYVSAVDYLAMHGRNVLYINNGDGTFTDRTKEYGLDHVGYSTQALFFDYDGDGDLDMFLLNHSTHGDRGRAAQGTGTPKGSDRLFRNDGGRFVDVSESAGVADRAGAFGLGVVASDFNLDGCPDLYVANDFQENDYLYINNCNGTFTESVAKAMGHTSRFSMGVDAADFNNDGRPDLIVTDMLPERESILKSSASTESVDLFNMQARAGFQPQYERNTLQLNRGGGRFSEIGFLAGVAATDWSWSPLFADLDNDGYKDLFITNGIYRRPNDLDYVNYISNEAIQASLAQGITRENSAAVLERMPEVPLPNYAFRNNGDLTFTNVASAWGLAQPGFSNGAAYVDLNNSGALDLVVNNINAPASIYRNRVRELNPGASHYLGLQLHGARGNTAGIGSKVTIVAGGKTQLLEQMPTRGFESSVDPRLHFGLGRATQADSLTVIWPDRRYQVLTNIPVDRMLTLEQDKAAGKYAYRRDTTFRPRFADATARSGIDFKHQENDFADYTREPLIPHLLSTEGPALAVGDVNGDGLDDIYVGGAKWQSGRLFIQQPDGTFKESKQPAFQADSLQEDVDAVFFDANGDGHLDLYVVSGGNEFWGDDDALQDRLYINDGQGNFHRDTQALPRFAESGSCVVPGDFNGDGHIDLFVGRRAVARNYGLTPRSYLLENDGKGHFTDVTRDKAPALADAGMVTSASWIDYDNDGKLDLVVVGEWMPVRVFRQEHGRFADRTQAAGLAGTEGWWNTVSAADVNGDGRKDLLLGNLGLNSYLRASANEPVRLYVGDFFSTGVLKQVLTSYKGGVSYPIAGRDELLRLMPQLRTRFPTYASFGASRIEDILPSAELAKAKVLETHDFASAIAFNDGNGHFTLRNLPSEAQFAPVNAFIADDFDRDGHIDLLVAGNIYGAPPIFGQYDASKGLLLRGAGEGHFTAADLEATNLDIEGQVRHMALVRGAHGAKFIAVARNNETLELIQVKP